A genomic window from Triticum urartu cultivar G1812 chromosome 7, Tu2.1, whole genome shotgun sequence includes:
- the LOC125518281 gene encoding uncharacterized protein LOC125518281 gives MWVEGSDPQNTFDRSVIVYGKGDRPVYIRAYYGCYDPLAYPLFFPRGETGWNRFMPYDGLATVQTNREDDTGEVPPSLPQANEDDTHDEGCEVPADDNESQDEDGVVESRKFVSAREYYCFKLQVRKGLFNIILFGHRLLEQWAVDMYIKMETMRLDFYSKPRNQKLIRAELYQGVVDVIEVGETRASHVGKRIVLPRTFPGGDRDMQRRFLDAMAIVQRFGKPDYFVTMTCNPYWEEITSNLAPGQTPQDRPDLVARVYRAKLRDMKDLLIKKKYFGTVAAYVHVTEFQKRGLPHEHFLLIMDTDSKLTNPDGYDRVISAEIPDKDEYPILHALVIKHMLHGPCGTLKKKYPCMIDGECRFHYPRQFCAATQQGKDSYPIYRRDDGRRVKVRGAVLDNRWVVPYNPGLLMRYNCHINVEACSSIKAVKYLFKYIYKGHDRASFSVDSAGNDDSVINEIRQYRDARFISPPEAIYRICAFPMFGVSPALLQLQLHLPNMHTVAFKGSDNLEDVITRPSSSKTMLTQYFKMNQEDPYAWNFLYNEFPEYFRWIKGKKKWQRRKQRGRGQVGRIVYANPAEGERYYLRVLLNHVRGAISYEDLKTMPSALRRLFATILVFCEATNIKELWDKQLEAMTEDYRRIQPNQAALEQMVLRDIRDLIHSMGKDIKSYDLPEVVETDGDHSSDNLREVREELSVGVDQDHLDLFTSLNTEQRAGFDEILDHVVNNRSQIFFVDGPGGTGKTYLYKALLARVRSLGQIAIATATSGIAASIMPGGRTAHSRFKIPIRLTDNNMCSFTKQSGTAELLRRASLIIWDEVAMTKRQAVEALDRSLQDIMGSDLPFGGKVVVFRGDFRQVLPVVTRGTRAQITDATLPRSYLWEKIRKYD, from the exons ATGTGGGTTGAAGGGAGTGACCCACAGAACACCTTTGATAGAAGTGTTATTGTGTATGGAAAAGGGGACCGTCCTGTATATATCAGAGCATACTATGGATGCTATGATCCTTTGGCGTATCCATTATTTTTTCCCCGCGGGGAGACAGGATGGAACCGTTTCATGCCGTATGATGGACTAGCTACTGTTCAAACAAACCGTGAGGATGACACCGGTGAGGTACCGCCTTCTCTTCCTCAGGCTAACGAGGATGACACACATGATGAAGGATGTGAGGTTCCAGCAG ATGACAACGAGAGCCAGGATGAAGATGGGGTTGTGGAGTCCAGGAAATTTGTCAGCGCACGCGAGTACTATTGTTTCAAGCTACAGGTTAGGAAAGGACTTTTTAACATCATCTTGTTCGGTCATCGCCTTCTCGAGCAGTGGGCTGTTGATATGTACATAAAGATGGAGACTATGAGGCTTGATTTCTATTCAAAACCTCGGAATCAGAAGCTCATACGTGCCGAACTCTATCAG GGTGTTGTTGATGTCATTGAGGTTGGCGAGACACGTGCTTCTCATGTTGGCAAGAGAATCGTTCTTCCACGTACTTTTCCTGGAGGTGATAGAGATATGCAACGGCGATTCCTTGATGCGATGGCTATTGTGCAACGATTTGGGAAACCAGATTACTTCGTCACGATGACTTGCAACCCGTACTGGGAGGAAATAACTTCCAACCTTGCACCCGGGCAGACACCGCAAGACCGCCCAGACCTGGTGGCTAGGGTATACAGGgccaagttgagagatatgaaagaTCTTTTGATCAAGAAAAAATACTTTGGCACGGTTGCTGCTTATGTTCATGTTACCGAGTTTCAGAAAAGGGGGCTACCACATGAGCACTTCCTTTTGATCATGGACACAGATAGTAAGCTAACAAACCCTGATGGTTATGACAGAGTCATATCGGCTGAGATTCCTGACAAGGACGAGTACCCTATACTGCATGCTCTGGTGATCAAACATATGCTCCATGGACCATGTGGTACTCTCAAGAAAAAATATCCTTGCATGATAGATGGAGAATGTCGTTTTCACTATCCTCGACAGTTTTGTGCCGCTACGCAACAAGGAAAGGACTCATATCCGATCTATAGGAGAGATGATGGCCGACGCGTAAAAGTCAGGGGTGCTGTGTTGGATAATAGATGGGTGGTCCCTTACAACCCTGGTTTACTTATGCGGTATAACTGTCACATCAACGTTGAAGCTTGCTCAAGCATCAAAGCTGTTAAATATCTTTTCAAATACATCTACAAAGGACATGATCGTGCATCCTTCTCAGTTGATTCTGCAGGAAATGATGATAGTGTAATAAATGAGATTCGGCAATATAGAGATGCAAGGTTCATATCACCACCGGAGGCTATCTATAGGATTTGTGCTTTCCCGATGTTTGGTGTTTCGCCAGCTCTTCTTCAACTCCAGCTCCACTTACCCAATATGCATACTGTTGCATTCAAAGGGTCTGATAACCTAGAGGATGTCATCACACGCCCGTCTTCTTCTAAAACTATGCTGACGCAATATTTCAAGATGAACCAGGAGGACCCTTATGCATGGAATTTCTTGTACAATGAGTTCCCGGAATACTTTAGATGGATTAAAGGTAAAAAGAAGTGGCAAAGAAGAAAACAGAGGGGACGCGGACAAGTTGGTAGAATTGTGTATGCGAACCCTGCTGAAGGTGAGAGATACTACTTGAGGGTGCTCCTAAATCATGTTAGAggtgcaatttcatatgaggacCTGAAAACT ATGCCTTCTGCTCTAAGAAGGCTTTTTGCGACTATTTTGGTGTTCTGCGAGGCGACCAACATCAAGGAACTATGGGACAAACAACTGGAGGCGATGACTGAGGATTATCGTCGTATCCAGCCCAACCAAGCAGCATTAGAGCAGATGGTGCTTAGAGACATCAGGGATTTGATTCATTCGATGGGTAAGGATATTAAAAGTTACGACCTTCCAGAGGTGGTTGAAACAGACGGCGATCATTCTAGCGACAACTTGAGAGAGGTTCGGGAGGAATTGTCAGTCGGTGTGGACCAAGATCATCTAGATTTGTTTACTTCTTTGAACACTGAGCAGCGAGCTGGATTTGATGAAATATTGGATCACGTGGTCAACAATAGGAGCCAAATATTCTTTGTTGATGGTCCAGGTGGCACGGGGAAAACTTATCTGTATAAAGCACTTCTTGCTAGGGTACGTTCGCTTGGACAAATAGCTATTGCAACTGCTACATCTGGTATAGCTGCATCGATCATGCCCGGTGGACGAACCGCCCATTCCAGGTTCAAAATACCGATTAGGCTCACAGACAACAACATGTGCAGTTTCACCAAGCAGAGTGGTACTGCGGAGCTGCTTCGTAGGGCATCGTTGATAATATGGGATGAAGTTGCCATGACAAAGCGTCAAGCAGTAGAGGCACTTGATAGGTCACTACAAGATATCATGGGAAGTGATTTGCCTTTTGGGGGGAAGGTTGTTGTGTTTAGAGGAGATTTTAGGCAGGTCCTTCCTGTGGTGACACGTGGGACAAGGGCACAGATCACTGACGCAACACTACCGAGATCTTATCTATGGGAGAAGATAAGAAAATACGACTGA